In Propionicimonas paludicola, a single window of DNA contains:
- a CDS encoding methionine ABC transporter ATP-binding protein, producing the protein MIALHDLKKVYRQAGRDIPALDGVTLAVPSDSVHAVVGQSGAGKSTLVRCIALLDRPTSGTVEIDGVELTAVRATELRKARRRLGVVFQNANLFDSRTIIGNVAYPLELAGVGRAQRTAKAKELLGLVGLAEAGGAFPAQLSGGQRQRVGIARALATDPDVLLCDEPTSALDPATTSEILDLIAALKARLGLAVVVITHEMTVVKRIADSVSLLEAGKVIESGPLEQAVARFGSRLSETLLALPATSGLPQAGITIEVLDQTGPAEVPALTSVGRQLGVDLPIVAGVVEHLGEATFGRYRAVVPSALDPGEVLTQLRQRGAQAELSQAVAGVAR; encoded by the coding sequence GTGATCGCACTCCACGACCTGAAGAAGGTCTATCGCCAAGCCGGCCGGGATATCCCCGCACTGGACGGGGTCACGCTTGCCGTGCCGTCGGACTCGGTGCACGCAGTGGTGGGGCAGTCCGGTGCCGGCAAGTCGACGCTGGTCCGCTGCATCGCGCTGCTGGATCGTCCGACCTCGGGCACCGTGGAGATCGATGGGGTGGAGCTGACCGCCGTCCGGGCGACCGAGTTGCGCAAGGCGCGACGGCGGCTCGGCGTGGTCTTCCAGAACGCCAACCTGTTCGACTCCCGCACGATCATCGGCAACGTCGCCTACCCGCTGGAGCTGGCCGGAGTCGGCCGGGCGCAGCGGACGGCCAAGGCCAAGGAGCTGCTCGGTCTGGTCGGGCTGGCCGAGGCCGGCGGCGCCTTTCCGGCGCAGCTCTCCGGCGGCCAGCGGCAGCGGGTCGGGATCGCCAGGGCCTTGGCCACCGACCCGGACGTCCTGCTCTGTGACGAGCCGACCAGTGCCCTGGATCCGGCCACGACCTCGGAGATCCTCGACCTGATCGCCGCACTCAAGGCCCGGCTGGGGCTGGCGGTGGTGGTGATCACTCACGAGATGACCGTGGTGAAGCGGATCGCCGACTCCGTCTCTCTGCTCGAGGCCGGCAAGGTGATCGAGTCCGGCCCGTTGGAGCAGGCCGTGGCCCGGTTTGGCAGCCGACTGTCCGAGACGCTGCTGGCGCTGCCGGCCACGTCCGGGCTTCCTCAGGCCGGCATCACCATCGAGGTGCTGGATCAGACCGGGCCGGCGGAGGTGCCCGCGCTCACCTCCGTCGGCCGACAACTCGGGGTGGATCTGCCGATCGTGGCCGGGGTTGTCGAGCATCTCGGTGAGGCCACCTTCGGACGCTATCGGGCAGTGGTCCCCTCCGCCTTGGACCCCGGCGAGGTGCTCACTCAGCTGCGCCAGCGCGGCGCTCAGGCCGAGCTCAGCCAGGCAGTGGCGGGGGTCGCCCGATGA